In Deltaproteobacteria bacterium, the genomic stretch ACGCCTGCTCAAAATCTATATCGTGATAGGCTTCCTGATCCCCGGCAAGAAAATAGAAGATCGCCCGTTCTGAGGCCTCCTGGGGCCGCCAGCCTTTCTCATGGAGGACCCGTACCACAAGGCCCTCCGGGTGCTCGAGGGCAAAAGCCCAAAGTGCCTCCGCGGTCTTGCCCGCTGTATCCATTGCGTAATCCACCGCGGCAAAGACCACGTCCCTGTCTTTGTCCAGGAGACAGGATTGGGTGACCTGCTCCGGGATGTTTTCCCGCAGCCTTTTGCCAGTTTTGAAGGCAGTAAGGCTCCTGAGCTCCAGGGGTCTTGAGGCAATGTAGCCCGCATGGAGGAGGATTGCCTCAAGCCTTTTATCGCGTTTCTCTGCCCACAGTGCGCAGAAGCGATTAATTCCCTCCTGATTGGTCAGGGATAGAATCACCTTTTCTGCATTTTGTGAGATTGTCACATCGCCGTCCTTTGACAATTTAAGCAGTGACTCTATCCCGCGACTATCAGCCTTTGATGGTACATCAAGCCTGTTCTGCTTGAGACATGTCAGATACCTGAGCTCCAGGGGTCTTGAGGCAATGTAGCCCGCATGGAGGAGGATTGCCTCAAGCCTTTTATCGCGTTTCTCTGCCCACAGTGCGCAAAGATGGTCCATAGCCGGTCCCGAGAGATTCAAAAGTGCATACCAGGCTGCTTTTGCCACCTTCCGGTTTTTGTCTTCCAGACAGGTTATAAGGGGCTTGACCGCATGGGATTCTCCTGTCCCTGCCAGGGTCTCGGCGGCCCTTTTCCTTATCAATCCTCCCATGAAGGGAAAGCGGTTGCCAAGCCGCCTTATGGCCTTTTCCGTGGCCTCATCCATGACGTATCCCCTTCTTTTTCATTGCCTTTATTGGTGGATGCGCTTCGCTTATCCACCCTACATAATTCCGATTATCCGTAATTTGTAATAATTTGTAGGGTGGATAAGGAGTGCAACGACGCATCCACCAATTGATATCCACCATTTCCTTGTATTTCCAAAAAAATCATTCCAAATCCATGCCGGCAATTGCCGGCGGCTCCGTCGCACCCCAATCCGCAGGGTACCATCCACGCTCAACCGCCCTTGCAAAGGATGACCACGGCCAGTCGGAAACCCGCCTGACCAGGCCATGCCTGACCGGATTGTAATGGATGTAATCCATGTGATTTCTCCAGTCACTCTCATCCCGGATGAGGTGTTCCCAGAACCGCCTTTGCCACACACTACGCTCGTTACGCTCATTCGTCCGGGCATCAAGGCGGCGGGAGACCATCTTCTTGATCTCACGCCAACGCCCGGAAAAATCCTTGTCATCTTCCGGCAGTTTCCAGATGCAATGGATGTGATTAGGAAGCACCACAATGG encodes the following:
- a CDS encoding transposase, with the translated sequence MSNYRRAYIPGAAYFFTVVTRHRKPWFDREERVEILREAFQKTMSKRPFRIDAIVVLPNHIHCIWKLPEDDKDFSGRWREIKKMVSRRLDARTNERNERSVWQRRFWEHLIRDESDWRNHMDYIHYNPVRHGLVRRVSDWPWSSFARAVERGWYPADWGATEPPAIAGMDLE